The following proteins are co-located in the Aurantiacibacter atlanticus genome:
- a CDS encoding cytochrome c/FTR1 family iron permease: MTLRAFAVQLIAFLSIAVAMPAAAGTHGAVQTTWRLLDYIAVDYTEAVSGGEVTNELEYTEMQEFSASVAERMAALPANAERAQLVADAETLAESISAKVEPAVVARDARRLASELIAAFPVPLAPEAAPDLARGAALYAQNCASCHGPSGGGDGPAAEGLDPPPIAFDDVVRARERSAFALYQVIGQGLEGTAMPGFSDLPAEDRWSLAYYSGSIAFEDIERGRRIWNDDPKIRARIPDLAALSGLTPAALGEAIGTERADAVMAYLRAHPEAVTSDTAGSLALARERLQQSLAAYEAGNNAEARELALSAYLDGFEPLEAVLSTRDADLLASVETGMAELRAAIGRGDPVATVAQRVKALDVLFYRAETVLAPDNASEASAFAGAFAILLREGLEALLIVIAMIAFLRKAERTEVLPFVHGGWLSALVAGGLTWVAATYLIGISGAGRELVEGFGSLFAALVLLSVGIWMHGKSQAGEWQRYIQKTMQHALSRRSAWFLFGLAFLVVYREVFETILFFAALWTQGHTGAIFAGSASAVVLLALIAWVMLRYSRRLPVGTFFAYSSVLIGILAVVLAGKGISGLQEAGLLGITPLPGLPRIPILGVAPALEPVVAQILTLALIALGYWRNKRKGMQVRTLHAETG, translated from the coding sequence ATGACGCTACGTGCTTTTGCGGTCCAATTGATCGCTTTCCTGTCCATCGCAGTCGCAATGCCCGCTGCTGCAGGCACGCATGGCGCGGTTCAGACGACCTGGCGCCTGCTCGATTATATCGCCGTGGATTACACCGAAGCCGTTAGCGGCGGTGAAGTCACGAACGAGCTGGAATATACCGAAATGCAGGAATTTTCTGCCTCGGTAGCCGAACGCATGGCGGCCCTGCCCGCAAACGCGGAACGTGCCCAGCTGGTTGCGGATGCCGAGACGCTCGCCGAGTCAATCTCGGCGAAGGTGGAGCCTGCTGTCGTCGCGCGAGACGCGCGCAGATTGGCAAGCGAGCTGATCGCGGCGTTTCCCGTTCCGCTTGCGCCCGAGGCGGCACCCGACCTCGCGCGAGGTGCCGCACTGTACGCCCAGAACTGCGCAAGCTGTCATGGCCCAAGCGGTGGCGGCGACGGCCCTGCCGCAGAGGGACTCGATCCCCCGCCAATCGCTTTTGACGACGTCGTCCGTGCCCGCGAGCGAAGCGCTTTCGCGCTCTACCAGGTCATCGGACAAGGGCTGGAAGGAACGGCCATGCCGGGCTTTTCCGATCTCCCGGCGGAAGATCGCTGGAGCCTTGCCTATTATTCAGGGTCGATCGCATTTGAGGATATAGAGCGCGGCAGACGGATCTGGAACGACGATCCGAAAATCCGGGCGCGTATTCCTGACCTCGCCGCTCTATCCGGCCTTACCCCGGCAGCCCTTGGCGAGGCGATCGGCACCGAGCGTGCCGATGCCGTTATGGCCTATTTGCGGGCTCATCCCGAAGCCGTGACGAGCGATACGGCAGGCTCACTCGCTTTGGCACGCGAACGCTTGCAGCAAAGTCTTGCCGCCTACGAAGCGGGTAATAATGCCGAAGCGCGCGAACTCGCACTCTCGGCCTATCTCGATGGCTTCGAACCATTGGAAGCCGTTTTAAGCACGCGCGATGCAGACCTGCTCGCATCTGTCGAAACCGGCATGGCCGAGCTTCGAGCGGCAATAGGTCGCGGGGATCCGGTGGCCACTGTCGCCCAGAGGGTGAAGGCGCTCGACGTTCTTTTCTACCGCGCCGAGACGGTCCTCGCCCCGGACAATGCCAGTGAGGCGTCGGCATTCGCAGGAGCCTTTGCGATCCTGTTGCGCGAAGGGCTCGAGGCGTTGCTGATCGTGATCGCGATGATCGCGTTCCTGCGCAAGGCCGAGAGAACCGAAGTTCTGCCCTTCGTCCATGGCGGATGGCTGTCGGCCCTTGTCGCCGGTGGCCTGACTTGGGTGGCAGCGACTTACCTGATCGGCATAAGTGGGGCAGGTCGCGAGCTGGTAGAGGGGTTCGGGTCGCTTTTTGCCGCTCTCGTACTGTTGTCGGTTGGCATTTGGATGCACGGCAAATCGCAGGCCGGCGAATGGCAACGCTATATCCAGAAGACCATGCAGCACGCTCTGTCGCGCAGGTCCGCATGGTTTCTGTTCGGGCTGGCGTTTCTCGTGGTTTATCGGGAAGTCTTCGAGACGATCCTGTTCTTCGCAGCGCTCTGGACGCAGGGGCATACCGGCGCGATTTTCGCCGGCTCCGCGTCCGCAGTCGTGTTACTGGCGCTGATTGCCTGGGTGATGCTGCGCTACAGCCGCCGACTGCCGGTCGGAACCTTCTTCGCGTATAGTTCGGTCCTCATCGGCATTCTCGCCGTTGTTCTGGCCGGGAAGGGCATTTCGGGCCTTCAGGAAGCCGGATTGCTGGGCATCACCCCGCTTCCAGGGCTGCCCCGTATACCAATCCTCGGTGTGGCACCGGCGCTCGAGCCGGTGGTCGCGCAAATTCTCACGCTCGCCCTCATTGCGCTGGGATATTGGCGCAACAAAAGGAAGGGCATGCAAGTCCGGACACTGCATGCCGAAACCGGTTGA
- a CDS encoding cation transporter yields MLENETSGCGCTGDTQRAGADPAYRRSLWIVVILNLGFGIVEAFGGFLADSQALKADALDFIGDGSITLIGILALAWSARTRARVALAQGLFLGALGIGVIGLAVWRSLNAVAPEADLMGGIAVAALIVNIAAALVLMRFREGDAHVSAIWLFSRNDAIANVGVIIAAALVAWTGQAWPDLLVAAVIALIFLHSAYLIVRRAIEELRAQHASALGKAASK; encoded by the coding sequence ATGTTGGAAAACGAAACATCGGGCTGTGGCTGCACAGGCGATACGCAAAGAGCAGGCGCAGACCCTGCCTATCGCCGCTCGCTCTGGATAGTTGTCATACTCAATCTGGGGTTCGGGATTGTCGAGGCCTTCGGCGGGTTTCTGGCGGACAGCCAAGCGCTCAAGGCCGACGCTCTCGACTTCATCGGCGATGGATCGATCACGCTCATCGGCATCCTTGCTCTGGCGTGGAGTGCCCGCACGCGCGCCCGGGTCGCGCTGGCACAGGGCCTGTTTCTGGGCGCGTTGGGCATTGGAGTGATCGGTCTGGCAGTCTGGCGCTCGCTTAACGCGGTCGCGCCTGAAGCCGACTTGATGGGCGGGATCGCCGTCGCGGCCTTGATAGTCAACATCGCGGCGGCGCTTGTGCTCATGCGGTTTCGCGAAGGCGACGCACATGTATCCGCGATCTGGCTGTTCAGCCGCAATGACGCGATCGCCAATGTCGGAGTGATCATCGCTGCTGCCCTGGTCGCCTGGACCGGGCAAGCTTGGCCCGATCTGCTGGTCGCAGCGGTGATCGCCCTGATCTTCCTGCATTCGGCCTATCTTATTGTCCGGCGTGCGATCGAGGAACTTCGCGCGCAACATGCTTCGGCTCTCGGAAAGGCCGCCTCCAAATGA
- a CDS encoding MerR family transcriptional regulator: MLIGGIAKATGTKVNTIRFYEDIGLMPEAARTAAGQRTYKEQDVERLSFIRHARKLGFSIDETRSLLSVKARPYQSCDEAGDIAMRHLRAVDERISQLQALRSELRSVVAACTGGEVSECKIIETLSRNPAASSAGR, translated from the coding sequence ATGCTTATCGGAGGTATCGCGAAAGCCACGGGCACCAAGGTCAACACGATCAGATTTTATGAGGACATCGGACTGATGCCCGAAGCCGCGCGTACGGCAGCGGGGCAGCGAACCTACAAAGAGCAGGACGTCGAGCGCCTTTCCTTTATTCGGCATGCTCGAAAATTGGGGTTTTCGATCGATGAAACACGCTCGCTTTTAAGCGTGAAGGCGAGACCGTATCAGAGCTGTGACGAGGCGGGTGACATCGCTATGCGGCACCTTCGAGCCGTGGACGAGCGCATCAGTCAGCTACAAGCGCTTCGTTCCGAACTGAGAAGTGTGGTCGCGGCCTGCACGGGCGGCGAGGTTTCCGAATGCAAAATCATCGAAACGCTTTCTCGAAACCCAGCTGCCTCTTCCGCGGGTCGCTGA
- a CDS encoding IS5 family transposase (programmed frameshift) has translation MEDTEWAFFEPFLMAIRGQGGRPASNHRLVLDGIFWIARTGAAWRDLPEEFGKWSSVYRQFRRWTLAGLWELVLDALNDSGAAPDSVQMIDSTVIRAHHLAAGAKGGPQRQGFGRSKGGFTSKIHLISNAHGLPVRAEVTGGEVSDFKGFDALVDDDLPTARVFLADRGYDSDHIRKTIAERGGTPVIPAKANRKEPIPHDTVTYALRNRIERCFAKLKCSRRLATRYDKTSASYLGFIHIAAVRLWTNQFVNRA, from the exons ATGGAGGATACCGAGTGGGCATTCTTTGAACCCTTTTTGATGGCGATCCGGGGGCAAGGCGGTCGCCCGGCCTCCAACCACCGCCTTGTTCTCGATGGCATTTTCTGGATTGCTCGCACTGGTGCTGCCTGGCGTGATCTGCCTGAAGAGTTCGGCAAGTGGTCGAGCGTGTATCGCCAGTTCCGGCGCTGGACCCTAGCCGGACTTTGGGAACTGGTGCTCGATGCCCTCAACGATAGCGGCGCAGCGCCAGACAGCGTCCAGATGATCGACAGCACCGTGATCCGCGCGCACCACTTGGCAGCGGGCGCAAAAGGGGGAC CTCAAAGACAGGGTTTTGGCCGTTCAAAAGGTGGCTTCACGTCCAAAATCCACCTCATTAGCAACGCTCACGGCCTCCCTGTCCGGGCGGAAGTAACCGGCGGTGAGGTTTCCGACTTCAAGGGCTTTGATGCGCTGGTCGATGATGATCTGCCAACCGCTCGCGTATTCCTGGCCGACCGGGGCTATGATAGCGACCATATCCGCAAAACGATCGCTGAGCGTGGCGGAACACCAGTGATCCCGGCCAAGGCCAATCGCAAAGAGCCGATCCCGCACGACACCGTCACCTACGCCTTGCGGAACCGCATAGAGCGGTGCTTCGCCAAGCTCAAATGCTCGCGCCGCCTCGCAACCCGATACGACAAAACCTCAGCAAGCTATCTCGGCTTCATACATATCGCAGCCGTCCGCCTCTGGACAAATCAGTTTGTCAACAGAGCCTAA
- a CDS encoding efflux transporter outer membrane subunit, protein MRTPEVRLSSPRRARRAIALLALTALAGCTTAQSTPQANLPELPAAFIAADSLQTEPVDSDWWTRFDDPQLAVLVNRAVSDNPSVGMALARVAQAQARARIAGSDRYPQLDLALSASRQQQSLASLGIVLPGTEDETDETFTYDTFQLSAQVSWELDLWGKLSSQTAAARADFLASEANLLAARQLIAAQTARTYFETIEANQQIELAQSTVDAFAESARQIGNRVQVGRAAPNESYLANSNLQSARAELERRNQQRARALRKLDALVRAYPDGEVALAEALPEMPPAPPVGLPSNLLERRPDILAARARLTAAGYRLTAAERSFLPQIALTGSAGTASTDIANIFDPDFFIWSVAGRLLQPVFQGGRLRAQVAAREGERDEAVEAFADVVLTAFSEVEIALALDAYLARQEAALAEAAREAERSVEVAFNRYYVGKEQFLTVIEGQQRAYDARSTLLSVRRARLDNRVALHLALGGGFADDPDQSASGNSIGSR, encoded by the coding sequence ATGCGAACCCCCGAAGTCCGATTGAGCAGCCCTCGACGCGCAAGGCGAGCGATCGCGTTGCTAGCCCTGACAGCACTTGCCGGATGTACAACTGCTCAATCGACACCGCAGGCGAACCTCCCGGAACTTCCCGCCGCATTTATCGCGGCTGATAGTCTGCAAACCGAACCGGTCGACAGCGATTGGTGGACGCGGTTTGACGACCCGCAGCTTGCCGTCCTCGTCAACCGGGCCGTTTCAGACAACCCTTCCGTGGGCATGGCTCTGGCACGCGTAGCACAGGCACAGGCGCGCGCGCGGATCGCCGGTTCAGATCGCTATCCGCAACTCGACCTTGCCCTGTCGGCTTCGCGCCAGCAGCAATCTCTCGCCAGCCTCGGCATCGTGCTGCCCGGAACGGAAGACGAAACGGACGAAACTTTCACCTACGACACATTCCAGCTTTCCGCACAGGTGAGCTGGGAGCTCGATCTGTGGGGCAAGCTTTCCTCGCAAACCGCGGCTGCGCGAGCCGATTTTCTTGCGAGCGAGGCCAATCTGCTCGCTGCCAGACAATTGATTGCAGCGCAGACAGCGCGCACATATTTCGAAACGATCGAGGCAAACCAGCAGATCGAACTGGCGCAAAGCACCGTCGATGCCTTTGCGGAATCGGCGCGTCAGATCGGCAATCGCGTTCAGGTCGGCAGAGCCGCGCCGAACGAAAGCTATCTTGCCAATTCGAACCTGCAGTCCGCTCGCGCCGAACTCGAGCGCCGCAATCAACAGCGCGCTCGCGCACTTCGGAAACTCGACGCGTTGGTCCGGGCCTATCCCGATGGCGAAGTCGCTCTAGCCGAGGCTCTGCCCGAGATGCCCCCTGCTCCCCCCGTGGGGCTACCTTCGAACCTCCTCGAGCGCAGGCCGGACATCCTGGCGGCACGCGCTCGGCTCACTGCCGCTGGCTACAGACTAACTGCGGCGGAACGGTCGTTCCTGCCTCAGATCGCGCTCACCGGATCGGCGGGAACCGCCAGCACCGACATTGCAAATATCTTCGATCCCGATTTCTTCATTTGGTCGGTCGCCGGACGTCTGTTGCAGCCCGTTTTCCAAGGTGGGCGCCTGCGCGCGCAAGTTGCGGCGCGCGAAGGCGAGCGCGACGAAGCAGTGGAGGCGTTCGCCGATGTGGTTCTGACCGCGTTCTCCGAAGTCGAAATCGCGCTTGCGCTCGACGCCTATCTGGCGCGGCAGGAAGCGGCCCTGGCCGAAGCTGCGCGTGAAGCCGAGCGATCGGTCGAAGTGGCATTCAATCGCTATTACGTCGGGAAGGAACAGTTTCTGACCGTAATCGAAGGGCAGCAACGCGCCTATGACGCGCGCAGCACTCTCCTCAGTGTGCGACGGGCGCGGCTGGACAACCGGGTGGCGCTCCATCTGGCCCTGGGGGGTGGCTTTGCAGACGATCCGGACCAGAGCGCGAGCGGTAATAGTATTGGCAGTCGGTAG
- a CDS encoding zinc-binding dehydrogenase, whose translation MCFGRLEPATAKDMGPNLTINTLDDNAAEHVNTTTDGGAQGVLVTAVSVPAFAQALKMVRRKGTIALTGLPPGEFPTPIFDVVLKRITMRGSIVGNRRDLAEAVQFANEGRSRRASARPGWRTSTMFSRILKPARSRAASLSNFDWSIRRLADQLRCM comes from the coding sequence ATGTGTTTTGGGCGGTTAGAGCCCGCGACCGCCAAGGATATGGGCCCAAACCTAACGATCAATACGCTGGACGACAACGCCGCAGAACATGTGAATACTACAACAGATGGAGGGGCTCAGGGCGTGCTGGTCACGGCCGTTTCGGTCCCCGCGTTTGCGCAGGCCCTGAAAATGGTTCGCAGAAAAGGAACCATCGCCTTGACCGGACTGCCGCCCGGAGAATTTCCCACGCCGATATTCGATGTCGTGCTGAAGCGGATTACCATGCGCGGATCGATTGTCGGCAATCGCAGGGATCTGGCAGAAGCCGTGCAGTTTGCGAATGAAGGCCGGTCAAGACGCGCATCAGCAAGGCCCGGTTGGAGGACATCAACGATGTTTTCGCGAATCTTGAAGCCGGCAAGGTCAAGGGCCGCATCGTTATCGAACTTTGATTGGTCGATACGCCGATTAGCCGACCAACTCCGTTGCATGTAG
- a CDS encoding HAD-IC family P-type ATPase: MTPTKVYEWHALDILDALEAQNSQAEGLNEDTARDRLAEYGPNSLPETRSTHPLLRFLEQFNNPLIYFLLAASVVTFLLDHAIDAAVILLVVLVNAVVGFVQEGRAETALQGMSSLISQHAIVLRDGEKRDIDVADLVPGDVVLIEAGDRVPADLRILRARGLAIEEAALTGESLAAEKQQEPASIAAPLGDRSSMAFSGMLVVRGQATGLVVNTGISTEIGKISGMLQQVPPLVTPLLQQINSFARLLTFVILGFGAALFAFAVLIRGFDPTEALIAVVAVAVGAIPEGLPAVITITLAIGVQRMASRRAVIRKLPAVESLGATSVICSDKTGTLTRNEMKVVRLITAEGEFGASGVGYAPEGTVMPMRGTLAGIDVPDALIRCGALCNDARLTQQDGQWSVAGDPMEGALLALAAKAETDTERLRGEWPRLDQIPFDASYRYMATLHRGPDEEHVVYIKGAPEAVLALCEETAQEIEWSGRVERAAAQGERLLGFAMLRLERPRERITHADLKNARMLGLMGFVDPPREEAKRAIAECRSAGIAIKMITGDHAATAVAIAGQLNLADNPQALTGTEIEALDDDELARRVEQVSVFARASPEHKLRIVRALQSHGHIVAMTGDGVNDAPSLKQADVGTAMGVAGTEAAREASEMVLLDDNFASIVAAVREGRTVYDNIRKVIAWTLPTSGGEAVVIVLAILAGFALPMTATQILWINLVTTVTLGLVLAFEPPEPGVMERPPRRRDTPLLTPLLVWRVALVSALFAAVSLLIFFGAQSQGASVEKARTMVVNMLVVAEIAYLFNVRFLHMRSLTLRGALGTRPVLVALAIVIVAQIAFTYLPFLQLVFETESLTIGEGAIIIVIGFILLLLLEAEKRITRRYAM, translated from the coding sequence ATGACACCGACGAAAGTTTACGAGTGGCACGCGCTCGACATTCTTGACGCGCTGGAGGCGCAGAATTCGCAGGCAGAAGGCCTGAACGAAGACACTGCCAGGGACAGGCTCGCCGAATACGGCCCGAACAGCCTGCCTGAAACCAGGTCCACACATCCGCTGCTGCGCTTTCTCGAACAGTTCAACAATCCGCTGATCTATTTCCTGCTGGCTGCGTCGGTCGTGACGTTCCTGCTCGACCACGCGATCGATGCCGCCGTGATCCTGCTGGTGGTGCTGGTCAACGCCGTGGTGGGTTTCGTCCAAGAGGGACGGGCGGAGACGGCGCTGCAGGGAATGAGCAGTCTGATATCGCAGCACGCCATCGTCCTGCGGGATGGAGAGAAGCGCGACATCGACGTTGCCGATCTGGTACCCGGCGACGTTGTTCTGATCGAGGCGGGTGACCGCGTCCCGGCGGATCTGCGGATCCTTCGCGCGCGCGGGCTCGCCATCGAGGAGGCGGCGCTTACCGGCGAATCGCTCGCAGCCGAGAAGCAGCAGGAACCTGCATCGATCGCTGCCCCGCTTGGCGACCGAAGCTCGATGGCTTTTTCCGGCATGCTGGTCGTCCGCGGCCAGGCGACCGGCCTCGTCGTGAATACCGGCATCAGCACCGAGATCGGCAAGATCAGCGGCATGCTGCAACAAGTGCCGCCGCTGGTGACACCCCTGCTGCAACAGATCAATTCCTTCGCCCGTCTGCTGACTTTCGTCATCCTCGGCTTCGGGGCAGCGCTGTTCGCTTTTGCGGTCCTGATACGCGGCTTCGATCCGACCGAAGCTTTGATTGCCGTTGTCGCCGTTGCCGTGGGCGCGATCCCCGAAGGTCTGCCTGCCGTGATCACCATAACCCTCGCCATCGGCGTCCAGCGCATGGCCAGCCGCAGGGCGGTGATCCGCAAGCTGCCTGCGGTGGAATCGCTTGGAGCGACTAGCGTCATCTGCAGCGACAAGACTGGCACGCTGACCCGCAACGAGATGAAAGTCGTGCGCCTCATCACCGCCGAAGGCGAGTTTGGTGCAAGCGGCGTTGGCTATGCACCTGAGGGTACGGTGATGCCGATGAGGGGAACCCTTGCCGGCATTGATGTGCCTGACGCGTTGATTCGCTGCGGCGCGCTGTGCAACGACGCGCGACTGACGCAGCAGGACGGTCAGTGGAGCGTCGCCGGCGATCCGATGGAGGGCGCATTGCTGGCGCTTGCCGCCAAGGCGGAAACCGACACCGAGCGCCTTCGCGGCGAGTGGCCGCGGCTTGATCAGATACCCTTCGATGCCTCCTATCGATACATGGCTACGCTGCATCGCGGGCCGGACGAAGAGCATGTCGTCTATATCAAGGGCGCGCCCGAGGCGGTGCTGGCGCTGTGCGAAGAGACTGCCCAGGAAATTGAATGGTCGGGACGTGTCGAACGCGCGGCCGCGCAAGGCGAACGCCTGCTGGGTTTCGCCATGCTCCGGCTCGAACGGCCAAGAGAGCGCATCACCCATGCAGACCTGAAGAATGCGCGGATGCTGGGGTTGATGGGTTTCGTCGATCCGCCGCGCGAGGAGGCGAAGCGGGCGATTGCAGAATGTCGCTCGGCCGGTATCGCGATCAAGATGATCACCGGCGATCATGCCGCGACCGCCGTGGCGATCGCCGGGCAGTTGAACCTTGCGGACAATCCGCAGGCTTTGACCGGCACCGAGATCGAGGCACTGGACGACGACGAGCTGGCTCGGCGTGTGGAGCAGGTTTCGGTGTTCGCGCGCGCCAGCCCCGAGCACAAGCTGCGCATCGTGCGCGCGCTGCAATCGCATGGCCATATCGTCGCGATGACCGGGGACGGGGTCAACGATGCCCCCTCGCTCAAACAGGCCGACGTCGGCACCGCCATGGGCGTCGCGGGGACCGAGGCCGCGCGCGAAGCCTCCGAAATGGTGCTGCTCGACGACAATTTCGCATCGATTGTAGCCGCCGTACGCGAAGGCCGCACTGTCTACGACAATATCCGCAAGGTTATCGCCTGGACCCTGCCAACCAGTGGAGGCGAGGCGGTTGTGATCGTGCTCGCCATCCTCGCCGGCTTCGCGCTGCCCATGACTGCGACGCAAATCTTGTGGATCAATCTTGTGACCACGGTGACGCTAGGCCTCGTTCTTGCCTTCGAGCCACCCGAGCCGGGCGTCATGGAACGGCCTCCGCGCAGGCGCGATACGCCGCTGCTGACGCCGCTCCTCGTCTGGCGCGTGGCACTGGTTTCGGCATTGTTCGCGGCCGTATCGCTGTTGATTTTCTTCGGCGCGCAATCACAGGGCGCCAGCGTGGAAAAGGCCCGTACGATGGTGGTCAACATGCTGGTGGTTGCCGAGATCGCCTATCTTTTCAATGTTCGCTTCCTGCACATGCGTTCACTCACGTTAAGGGGGGCGCTCGGCACCAGACCCGTACTGGTCGCGCTGGCGATTGTGATCGTCGCGCAGATCGCCTTTACTTACCTGCCGTTCCTGCAACTGGTTTTTGAAACAGAGTCGCTTACCATCGGCGAAGGAGCAATTATCATTGTGATCGGCTTCATATTGTTGCTGCTTCTGGAAGCCGAGAAGCGGATCACCCGCAGATATGCGATGTGA
- a CDS encoding glycoside hydrolase family 65 protein, whose protein sequence is MLRPRLTPPRDIFPVDPWGVGVARFDLDLLQAYVGQAETMFALSNGYLGIRGTIDEGQPVEEPGTYLNGFYETRPITYGESAYGFPDTGQSMLVCPDGTPIRLTVDDEIFDLAKAEVLEFSRRLDLAKGVLTRNVTWRTQRGRRLTLKTTRLVSFDMKHVAAIRWELVPEDDVDLVISSEIVERAPLPLEDFDPRLAETPDGSILCPTGGSVDGLRAVLGFVTCGSRLALGCAMDHVLETSSPCETVAERKETGAAVTMRIAGRAGVPVRLTKFMAYHYGAEDGDDMVAAARASLDKAIARGFPALLARQEKNVAQFWAGADVEVEGDLAMQQVIRWNLFQLMQASFRVHGHGIGARGLTGRSYEGHYFWDTEIYVLPFLNYTAPDTARAVLKFRYDMLPQARARARELGHRGATFPWRTINGNEASAYYAAGTAQYHINADIAYALNRYVEVSGDDGFMIRYGAEILVETARFWLDLGFFSARREGRFCINAVTGPDEYNAVVDNNYFTNLMAQENLRLAAKVVLSLGSEARAALIERTGLAPEEPGAWSEAADRMYLPYDERLGVHPQDDSFLDKEVWDFENTPEENYPLLLNYHPLNLYRSQVIKQADTLLAMFLMNGSFADAEKKRDFDYYDPITTHDSSLSVCIQSIMASEIGYSRKAFDYFNFAASMDLSDVGGNVKHGAHVASIGGTWMALAYGFAGLRDGSGKTRFRPRLPAEWTRLQIPLTIRGRRLRMSIDHQETVYRLEAGDAIEIMHEDETVQMGPAVPEARRPTTKAPPDPELDSGAVDPAEPDDIM, encoded by the coding sequence ATGTTGCGCCCACGCCTTACCCCTCCCAGGGACATCTTCCCCGTCGACCCGTGGGGAGTGGGGGTGGCGCGCTTCGACCTCGACCTTCTTCAGGCCTATGTCGGGCAAGCGGAAACGATGTTCGCGCTCTCCAACGGCTATCTTGGCATCCGCGGCACGATCGACGAGGGACAACCGGTGGAGGAGCCGGGTACCTATCTGAACGGCTTCTACGAAACGCGGCCGATTACCTACGGTGAAAGCGCCTACGGTTTTCCTGACACTGGGCAGAGCATGCTTGTCTGCCCCGATGGCACCCCCATACGCCTGACCGTCGATGATGAAATCTTCGATCTCGCCAAGGCCGAGGTGCTGGAGTTCTCTCGCCGCCTCGATCTGGCGAAAGGCGTGCTCACGCGCAACGTCACGTGGAGAACGCAGCGAGGGCGGCGTCTTACGCTGAAAACGACACGTCTGGTCTCGTTCGACATGAAGCACGTCGCTGCGATCCGCTGGGAACTCGTGCCCGAGGACGACGTGGACCTGGTGATCTCGTCGGAGATCGTGGAGCGCGCTCCGTTGCCACTCGAAGACTTCGACCCGCGACTGGCCGAAACTCCGGACGGCAGCATTCTGTGCCCCACCGGCGGCTCGGTGGACGGCTTGCGAGCCGTGCTGGGCTTTGTGACCTGCGGTTCGCGGCTCGCGCTCGGCTGCGCGATGGATCACGTGCTCGAAACGTCCTCACCGTGCGAGACGGTCGCGGAACGCAAGGAGACCGGCGCCGCGGTGACGATGCGAATAGCTGGACGTGCGGGCGTGCCGGTCCGGCTCACCAAGTTCATGGCCTATCATTACGGGGCCGAAGACGGCGACGACATGGTTGCCGCTGCCAGAGCGAGTCTCGACAAGGCCATCGCACGCGGTTTCCCCGCCTTGCTTGCAAGACAGGAGAAGAACGTGGCGCAATTCTGGGCCGGTGCGGACGTGGAAGTGGAGGGCGACCTTGCGATGCAGCAGGTCATACGCTGGAACCTGTTTCAGCTCATGCAAGCGTCTTTCCGTGTGCATGGTCATGGTATCGGCGCGCGGGGCCTGACGGGGCGCAGCTACGAAGGCCACTATTTCTGGGACACCGAGATCTACGTGTTGCCGTTCCTGAACTACACCGCGCCCGATACCGCGCGCGCGGTGCTCAAATTCCGTTACGATATGCTTCCCCAGGCACGGGCGCGCGCGCGCGAACTGGGTCATCGGGGCGCAACCTTTCCCTGGAGGACAATCAACGGGAACGAGGCCTCGGCTTATTACGCGGCCGGCACCGCGCAGTATCACATCAACGCCGACATCGCCTATGCATTAAATAGATATGTCGAAGTGTCCGGGGATGATGGCTTCATGATCCGCTACGGCGCCGAGATCCTGGTCGAGACGGCTCGCTTCTGGCTCGACCTCGGCTTCTTTTCAGCCCGCCGGGAGGGCAGGTTCTGCATTAACGCGGTGACCGGCCCGGATGAATACAACGCGGTTGTCGATAACAATTACTTCACCAATCTGATGGCGCAGGAAAACCTGCGCCTCGCAGCCAAAGTCGTACTCTCTCTCGGCAGCGAGGCGCGCGCAGCGCTGATCGAGAGGACAGGCCTGGCACCCGAAGAGCCTGGGGCATGGAGCGAAGCGGCAGATCGCATGTACCTGCCTTATGACGAGCGGCTCGGCGTCCATCCGCAGGACGACAGCTTCCTGGACAAGGAGGTTTGGGATTTCGAGAACACGCCGGAGGAGAATTATCCCCTTCTGCTGAACTATCATCCCCTGAATCTCTACCGATCGCAGGTTATCAAGCAGGCCGATACGTTGCTGGCCATGTTCCTGATGAACGGTAGCTTCGCCGATGCCGAAAAGAAGCGGGATTTCGACTATTACGACCCGATCACCACTCATGACAGTTCATTGTCTGTCTGCATCCAGTCGATTATGGCGAGTGAGATCGGCTATAGTCGAAAGGCCTTCGACTACTTCAATTTCGCCGCCTCGATGGATCTCTCCGACGTGGGCGGCAATGTAAAGCACGGCGCACACGTCGCCTCAATCGGAGGCACCTGGATGGCGCTCGCCTACGGGTTCGCCGGTCTGCGCGACGGAAGTGGCAAAACAAGGTTCCGCCCCCGCCTGCCTGCCGAATGGACACGCTTGCAAATTCCGCTCACGATCCGCGGGCGGCGCCTTCGCATGTCGATCGATCACCAGGAGACGGTCTACCGGCTGGAAGCCGGCGATGCGATCGAGATCATGCACGAGGACGAAACCGTGCAGATGGGCCCCGCCGTTCCGGAGGCGCGACGACCGACGACGAAAGCGCCGCCCGATCCGGAATTGGACTCCGGGGCAGTCGATCCCGCCGAACCCGACGATATCATGTGA